Within SAR202 cluster bacterium, the genomic segment GAGATGTTGTTCCAGCCTGACCTGGTGCTCATGGAGCAGCTAGAGTCCCTTGAGCAGACCGAGCGAGAGGCGGCCGCGGGGACGTTGAAGGACGCCTCGAGGAGCATTCGTGGTCTCAGGGTTGAGCATCTGGTAAAGACCGGAAAGGTTGTTGATGTCATCCTGAAAGAGGCTAAATCTCAGAACGGCGACACCCTGGTAGCCATGTCTACCCATGGACGCCGTGGCATCCAGCACTGGCTCCTGGGCAGCGTCGCCGATAGGGTGGTGCGCAGCGGCATCGCCTCCGTCATGTTAGTGCGCCCGTCCAAAAAGAAAAGTTCCGCAAGGACGACCCCGATCAAAAACGTCATTGTCGCCCTGGATGGCTCGGCGGTCTCGGAAGCAGCCCTGCCTGTGGCTAGCCAGTTAGCCAAAAGCCTTAAGGCAAGACTTCAACTATTGCGAGTAATACCTGTCCATGATCTCGCCTACTCCGTCGAGTGGATACGCGTATATGAGAAGGCCCGAGCGAGCATGGAAAGGGAAGTCACCGATTATCTGGAGGCCAAGAAGCGCACCCTTAGGGACTTGGACCCGAAGCGTATCAGCACAGTCAAGCGCCTCGGCGACCCCTCTGAAGCAATATTAAACCTTGCAGGCAAAGCGGCCAGCCCCCTCATTGTCATGACTAGCCGTGGTCGGGGCGGCGCGAGCAGGACGCTTCTGGGCAGCGTGGCCGACCGCGTCATTAGCCATTCCGCAGCGCCAGTCCTGCTGGTCCGCTCCTCTGAACGTTAGCTTTAACACTTACTTCCTGAACACATCCTCGGCGCGGGCCGGGTAGGGCAGCTCGTCGGGATCGATGGCGACTTCGATGACGCTGGGCCGCTGCAACGACATCGCCTTTTTAAACACAGCGGGCAGATCCTTAACGTTGGACACGTAGAAGCCCGCCGCGCCGCAAAGCTCCGCCAGCTTGTCGAATCGCGGGTTGCCGATATCCGCCTCCATGTATCGCTCGCCGTAGAGGTGCTTCTGGTAGGCTTTCTCGGACCCCCACGAGTTGTTGTTCAGCACAAAGTTGACGGTAGGTATCTTCCATCGTACCGCCGTCTCCAGGTCGTGGGCGTTCATGAAGAAGCCGCCGTCGCCGCTGATGCTGATGACGGCGCGATGGGGCTGGGCCATCTTCACGCCCAGGGCGATGGGGAAGGCCGCGCCGATGCATCCCAGCTCCCCTGAGGTGAAAAGGCTCCGCGGCGATTCGAAAGCGATGCGGTCGTAGCCGTAGGCGGCCCCCGCGCCCGCGTCGAGGACGATGGCCTCGTCGCCCTTCAGCAGCTTCCGCATGGCGTGATAGAAAAGCTGGGGCTTCATAGGGCTGGATATAACACCTTCTTGCTCCAACCGCGACAGCCGCTGGCGTCGCAGCCCCGCCACCTCTTGTCCCCACTCTTCCTTTTTGTATGTCTCCTTTGCCGACAGTCCGGCCAGCCATGCCTGCGCCACCGATTTAGCGTCGCCCCAGATACCCACCGTTATCGGGAATTGCCGCCCTAGCTCCTCTGGATTCAGTTCCACCTGAATGATTTTCGCGCCTTCTGGTATATAGCGATTGTTGTAAAAGGTAGTGAAGTGCCCCAGCCGCGTGCCGATGGCAATGACCAGGTCCGCGCGCTGGGCCGCCTCTCGCGCCTCCGCCGCGCCTGCCCGACCCAGCCCGCCGACGTAGCATGGATGGCTGTTCCTGACCGCGTCGTTTCGCTCATAGGAGGTCACGATGCCAGCATTGAGCACCGACGCCAGCTCCTCCACCTCCTCGCCTG encodes:
- a CDS encoding thiamine pyrophosphate-binding protein → MAKLTAGQTVVDTLRAHGVRYIYGLVGSSFIEVMDAMWGAEDIKFVGARHEQAAGFMALGQALATGEAGVCMAQNGPGVTNLLTPVAAAKFTHAPLVVLAGAPMSSQLYKDSFQELDQKAIFAPVCKSVMHVTHAHRIPEILSHAFRIAASGRKGPVLVDLPRDLLNERGLDIAPPPPIATKPQRIQGDPALIDEALALMKRSQRPIIVAGWGVMWSGAGEEVEELASVLNAGIVTSYERNDAVRNSHPCYVGGLGRAGAAEAREAAQRADLVIAIGTRLGHFTTFYNNRYIPEGAKIIQVELNPEELGRQFPITVGIWGDAKSVAQAWLAGLSAKETYKKEEWGQEVAGLRRQRLSRLEQEGVISSPMKPQLFYHAMRKLLKGDEAIVLDAGAGAAYGYDRIAFESPRSLFTSGELGCIGAAFPIALGVKMAQPHRAVISISGDGGFFMNAHDLETAVRWKIPTVNFVLNNNSWGSEKAYQKHLYGERYMEADIGNPRFDKLAELCGAAGFYVSNVKDLPAVFKKAMSLQRPSVIEVAIDPDELPYPARAEDVFRK
- a CDS encoding universal stress protein, which codes for EMLFQPDLVLMEQLESLEQTEREAAAGTLKDASRSIRGLRVEHLVKTGKVVDVILKEAKSQNGDTLVAMSTHGRRGIQHWLLGSVADRVVRSGIASVMLVRPSKKKSSARTTPIKNVIVALDGSAVSEAALPVASQLAKSLKARLQLLRVIPVHDLAYSVEWIRVYEKARASMEREVTDYLEAKKRTLRDLDPKRISTVKRLGDPSEAILNLAGKAASPLIVMTSRGRGGASRTLLGSVADRVISHSAAPVLLVRSSER